In Candidatus Methylomirabilota bacterium, a genomic segment contains:
- the arc gene encoding proteasome ATPase, protein MTESAYRRRLTEYEIQIQDLQAYIRSLESETVHLRKKLEDAPKESMILENKLREANRQLVQAFNQNEKLVNALYEAREQITSLKEEVDKLCAPPSTYGVFLSPNEDGTVNILSAGRKVKVNLHPSIKREGIKPGQELVLNEGLNVIETAGYEIQGEVVILKDVLDEGRAVVTLRADEEKVAIIAEPLRLTKLKVGDHVLMDGKSGYLLERLPKGEVEDLVLEEVPDIGYEDIGGLGQQIETIRDAVELPYLYADYYKEHKLTPPKGVLLYGPPGCGKTMIAKAVANNLAQKVSEKRGEKIKGYFMNIKGPELLNKYVGETERKIREIFQKAKEKAAEDVPVVVFFDEMDALFRTRGSGISSDVETTIVPQLLAEIDGVEGLKNVIVIGASNRQDLIDPAILRPGRLDVKIKIDRPDKAAAVEILAKYLTPDVPIHEQELRAHGGDIGLVIQQLINTAVEEMYALSDENRFLEVTYANGDKEILYFKDFASGAMMESVVRRAKKLALKRYISSGEKGIMLENLLTAVREEFKENEDLPNTTNPDDWAKIAGKKGERIVYVKPLMGEGKEKTRPVERITTGQYL, encoded by the coding sequence ATGACCGAGTCCGCGTACCGCCGCCGGCTGACCGAGTACGAGATCCAGATCCAGGACCTCCAGGCCTACATCCGGTCGCTGGAGTCGGAGACCGTCCACCTCCGGAAGAAGCTCGAGGATGCCCCCAAGGAGTCGATGATCCTCGAGAACAAGCTCCGCGAGGCCAACCGCCAGCTGGTGCAGGCCTTCAACCAGAACGAGAAGCTCGTCAATGCCCTCTACGAGGCCCGGGAGCAGATCACCTCCCTGAAGGAGGAGGTGGACAAGCTCTGCGCCCCGCCCTCGACCTACGGCGTCTTCCTCTCGCCCAACGAGGACGGCACCGTGAACATCCTCTCGGCGGGGCGGAAGGTGAAGGTGAACCTCCATCCCTCCATCAAGCGCGAGGGGATCAAGCCCGGCCAGGAGCTCGTGCTGAATGAGGGGCTCAACGTCATCGAGACGGCCGGCTACGAGATCCAGGGCGAAGTGGTCATCCTCAAGGACGTCCTCGACGAGGGCCGGGCCGTCGTCACGCTCCGTGCGGACGAAGAGAAGGTGGCGATCATCGCCGAGCCTCTCCGCCTCACGAAGCTCAAGGTCGGTGACCACGTCCTCATGGATGGCAAGTCCGGTTACCTCCTCGAGCGGCTTCCGAAGGGCGAGGTCGAGGACCTGGTCCTGGAAGAGGTGCCCGACATCGGTTACGAGGACATCGGCGGGCTCGGGCAGCAGATCGAGACGATCCGCGATGCCGTGGAGCTGCCGTATCTCTACGCCGATTACTACAAGGAGCACAAGCTCACGCCCCCGAAGGGCGTCCTCCTCTACGGGCCGCCGGGCTGCGGCAAGACGATGATCGCCAAGGCCGTGGCCAACAATCTCGCCCAGAAGGTCTCGGAGAAGCGCGGGGAAAAGATCAAGGGCTACTTCATGAACATCAAGGGCCCCGAGCTCCTGAACAAGTACGTTGGCGAGACGGAGCGCAAGATCCGCGAGATCTTCCAGAAGGCCAAGGAGAAGGCGGCCGAGGACGTGCCGGTGGTCGTCTTCTTCGACGAGATGGACGCGCTCTTCCGTACGCGGGGCTCGGGGATCTCCTCGGACGTCGAGACCACCATCGTCCCCCAGCTCCTGGCCGAGATCGATGGCGTCGAGGGCCTGAAGAACGTGATCGTCATCGGGGCCTCGAACCGACAGGACCTCATCGACCCGGCCATCCTCCGCCCCGGGCGGCTCGACGTGAAGATCAAGATCGACCGGCCCGACAAGGCGGCCGCGGTCGAGATCCTGGCGAAGTATCTGACGCCGGACGTCCCGATCCACGAGCAGGAGCTCCGCGCGCACGGCGGCGACATCGGGCTCGTCATTCAGCAGCTCATCAACACCGCGGTCGAGGAGATGTACGCGCTGTCCGACGAGAACCGCTTCCTGGAGGTCACCTACGCCAACGGCGACAAGGAGATCCTCTACTTCAAGGACTTCGCCTCGGGGGCGATGATGGAATCGGTCGTCCGGCGGGCGAAGAAGCTCGCCCTCAAGCGCTACATCTCCTCGGGCGAGAAGGGCATCATGCTGGAGAACCTGCTGACGGCAGTCCGGGAGGAGTTCAAGGAGAACGAGGATCTGCCGAACACGACCAACCCCGACGACTGGGCGAAGATCGCGGGCAAGAAGGGCGAGCGCATCGTGTACGTGAAGCCGCTGATGGGCGAGGGCAAGGAGAAGACCCGCCCGGTGGAGCGGATCACGACCGGGCAATACCTGTAG